The following are from one region of the Moritella sp. 24 genome:
- a CDS encoding RDD family protein gives MDKDERKWICGFWTRIGALVIDGFVLGAVGFALGLLFENSLVQIGSWGKLIGFIIAIAYFGVMNSRICNGQSLGKMYFDIKVVDSTNNTISLPRSLLRYCVLAMPFFLNGVNLDNEAINNEILFSYLIYPLSIIVFGGFITINYLYIFNRVTRQSLHDLVVGTYVVNTDAAQENTSTVWKPHLIIVSGLLIMTAFMPVFLSDLTQSEPFKKLYSIQNSLSTIPFVKDAGVTESTKSVYSTSYETTKTTYLKAKIVLYENSVDDNELAKKIVQKMVSAYPESINKDLIQVTLIYGFDIGIWSQWYSHTHVFNPSQ, from the coding sequence TTGGATAAAGATGAACGCAAATGGATTTGTGGATTTTGGACGCGAATAGGCGCGCTTGTTATAGATGGATTTGTACTTGGAGCGGTTGGCTTTGCTTTAGGGTTATTATTTGAAAACTCGCTTGTTCAAATTGGCTCTTGGGGTAAGTTAATCGGCTTTATTATTGCTATTGCTTATTTCGGTGTGATGAACAGCCGTATTTGTAATGGGCAGTCGTTGGGAAAGATGTATTTCGATATAAAAGTTGTCGATTCTACGAATAATACGATTAGCTTACCAAGATCATTGCTTCGTTATTGTGTGCTTGCAATGCCCTTTTTTTTAAATGGCGTTAATCTTGATAACGAAGCTATTAATAACGAAATTCTGTTCTCCTATCTCATATACCCTTTATCTATTATTGTTTTTGGTGGTTTTATAACGATAAATTACCTGTATATTTTTAACCGTGTGACACGGCAGTCTCTTCATGATCTTGTCGTTGGTACCTATGTGGTTAACACTGACGCAGCGCAAGAAAATACGAGTACCGTGTGGAAGCCGCACTTAATAATTGTATCAGGACTATTGATAATGACTGCTTTTATGCCTGTATTTTTATCAGATCTAACGCAATCAGAACCCTTTAAGAAATTGTACTCGATCCAGAATTCACTAAGCACTATCCCATTTGTTAAAGATGCAGGTGTTACAGAGAGCACAAAATCAGTTTATTCGACTTCTTATGAGACGACGAAGACCACGTACCTCAAAGCTAAAATTGTGCTTTATGAAAATTCAGTTGATGATAATGAACTGGCTAAAAAAATTGTACAAAAGATGGTGAGTGCTTATCCAGAGTCGATCAATAAAGATTTAATTCAAGTAACGCTTATCTATGGGTTCGATATTGGTATTTGGTCCCAATGGTATAGCCATACTCATGTTTTTAATCCAAGTCAGTGA